Below is a genomic region from Orenia metallireducens.
AGTTTTATCAAGTCTATTGGTGGGGCTGAATTTAGCGATTATGCTGGATCTGTCGTTGTCCATTCCTTTGGAGGATGGCTTGCGTTACCAGCAATCTTAATTTTAGGAGCAAGAAAAGGGAGATATAGCAAAACAGAAAGCCATCCTATTCCAATCAGTAATGTACCTTTCTTAGCTCTAGGAAGCTGGATCTTAGCTGTTGGTTGGTTTGGATTTAATGTAATGAGTGCGCAAAATTTAGGTGACATCTCAGGCTTAGTAGCAATCAACTCTCTATTTGCTATGGTTGGCGGGATAATAGTAGCTTTGATAATCTCCAAAAATGATCCTGTATTTATCCATAATGGTGCTTTAGCTGGCTTAGTTGCTGTCTGTGCGGGTTCTAACTTATATCATCCATTGGCTGCTTTTATTGTTGGAGGTATCGCCTCAATCATCTTCGTTAAAGGGTTTACTATAGAGACAGAAGTATTTAAGGTAGACGATGTTTTAGGTGTCTTTGTATTACATGGTTTAGTAGGAAGCTGGGGTGGAATTGCTTCTGGTATCTTCACTCATAAGATCTTTGGAGGTATGGGAGGCTTAAGCTTTATCTCTCAATTATTAGGAACTGTCTCAGCAATAGTTGTAGCTTTAGCAGGAGGATTTTTAGTTTACTTTCTTATCGACAAGACTATCGGCTTTAGAATGTCTGCCTCTGAAGAAGAACTAGGCTCAGATTTATCAACTCATTCTTTAGAAGCTTACCCTGAAGAGAGCTTAGGAGTAGTAAATTCATTAGATAGTTATAAAGAAAATAGTTTGAATGTAGTTTAATAGATTAATTTATAAGAAAAGATAACCAAAGTCGTCCTTTTCTGATATCGAAATGCTTAGATAATTCAGAAGGGACGACTTTACTATAAATATAATTAATCATATGGAGGAGAATATAATGATCAAAATAATCCTATCCGATAATCGCTATACAGTTAAACGCGATTGGATTGAATGTAAGTTGAGCTTTTCCTTTCAAGAAGATAAGGACACTAACCAAGGCTTTGGTGTATTAAAAGCCTTTAATGATGACATTATTAAAGCAGGTGAAGGGTTTAATATGCACCCTCACAGTAATATGGAGATTGTTAGCTATGTAATTAAAGGAAAGTTAGGACATAAAGATAGCCTTGGAAATGT
It encodes:
- a CDS encoding ammonium transporter, yielding MTLNNLIQSSNVLFLLLGAIMIFAMHAGFAFLEVGSVRRKNQINALVKILTDWAVSTVVYFLIGFPISYGISFIKPANQLMATDMGFSLVRFFFLLTFAACIPAIISGGIAERAKFWPQVIAGAIFAGVLYPFFESLIWGQNSAVFQSFIKSIGGAEFSDYAGSVVVHSFGGWLALPAILILGARKGRYSKTESHPIPISNVPFLALGSWILAVGWFGFNVMSAQNLGDISGLVAINSLFAMVGGIIVALIISKNDPVFIHNGALAGLVAVCAGSNLYHPLAAFIVGGIASIIFVKGFTIETEVFKVDDVLGVFVLHGLVGSWGGIASGIFTHKIFGGMGGLSFISQLLGTVSAIVVALAGGFLVYFLIDKTIGFRMSASEEELGSDLSTHSLEAYPEESLGVVNSLDSYKENSLNVV